One Pectobacterium carotovorum DNA segment encodes these proteins:
- a CDS encoding DUF4810 domain-containing protein, translated as MLSHKKIVLLLAATVLAGCASQPKTIYSWEKYQPALYDYYQQDKVGPEQQILALNESIEKAKAANKPVPPGLYAQLGLLYANTGRDSEARQQFETEKAKFPESAPFMDFLLSKNKGSIK; from the coding sequence ATGTTATCTCATAAGAAAATTGTCCTGCTGCTTGCAGCGACAGTGCTGGCTGGTTGTGCGTCTCAGCCAAAAACCATTTACAGCTGGGAAAAATATCAGCCGGCTCTTTACGATTACTATCAACAAGATAAAGTCGGCCCTGAGCAGCAAATTCTTGCTTTGAATGAATCGATCGAAAAAGCGAAAGCCGCCAATAAACCTGTCCCGCCGGGACTCTATGCTCAACTTGGGTTGCTGTATGCCAACACTGGCCGTGATAGCGAAGCTCGCCAACAGTTTGAAACTGAAAAAGCGAAATTCCCTGAATCAGCACCTTTTATGGACTTTCTGTTGAGTAAAAATAAAGGGAGCATTAAATGA
- a CDS encoding CsgG/HfaB family protein — MNKKVVLCSVFMSAALLSGCATESSRTVEAQKVTSYSTPYQGVRSPISVGKFENRSNYMNGIFSDGVDRLGNQSKTILVSHLQQSGRFNVLDRTNMEELKAEAGIKGQTQTLKGASYVVTGDVTEFGRKEVGDHQLWGILGRGKTQVAYAKTTLNVVNVQTSEVVYSVQGAGEYTLSNREIIGFGGTASYDSTLNGKVLDLAIREAVNNLVAGIESGAWRPAN; from the coding sequence ATGAATAAAAAAGTCGTTCTTTGTTCTGTATTCATGTCAGCAGCGTTATTGAGCGGATGTGCTACAGAGTCTTCCCGTACCGTAGAAGCACAAAAAGTGACTTCTTACAGTACGCCTTATCAGGGCGTTCGCAGCCCGATTTCCGTCGGAAAATTTGAAAACCGCTCTAATTACATGAACGGAATTTTTTCTGATGGAGTTGACCGTTTAGGTAATCAATCCAAGACCATTCTTGTGAGCCATCTTCAGCAGAGCGGCCGCTTTAATGTGTTGGATCGTACCAATATGGAAGAGCTGAAAGCAGAAGCGGGTATTAAAGGGCAAACGCAGACGCTGAAAGGCGCTAGCTATGTTGTTACCGGCGATGTGACCGAGTTTGGTCGCAAAGAAGTGGGTGACCATCAACTGTGGGGCATCCTTGGTCGCGGAAAAACACAGGTTGCTTACGCAAAAACTACGTTGAACGTGGTGAACGTGCAAACGTCTGAAGTGGTGTATTCCGTACAAGGTGCCGGTGAGTACACCTTGTCCAACCGTGAAATTATCGGTTTCGGTGGTACGGCCAGCTATGACTCTACGCTGAACGGTAAAGTGCTGGATTTGGCTATTCGTGAAGCCGTCAATAATCTGGTTGCGGGAATTGAAAGTGGTGCCTGGCGCCCAGCGAACTAA
- the aegA gene encoding formate-dependent uric acid utilization protein AegA: MNRFVIASTQDCMGCHACEIACVISHNDEQYPDSTTVFQPRIKAFNTPTLRAAVTCRHCEDAPCASVCPTQALIRKDNSIQLVQEKCIGCKSCVLACPFGAMSMVTNPVDNSTVAHKCDLCADRPEGQACVEACPTQALQLVSEQTLAARRQEKQQMMAQRSASYWQRETPVLKALTTNPLSKRKNWPRRDAEKKPLTQRTSTFDEIYHGFSVQQTEDQADRCLSCGKRAICEWTCPLHNNIPELLSLAKQGRILEAVELSHQTSSLPEICGRVCPQDRLCEGACTLGKEYGAITIGNVERYITDTAMAMGWSPDMTRVVPSGKRAAIVGAGPAGLACADVLARNGVQAVVFDRHPEIGGLLTFGIPSFKLDKEVLIHRREVFSAMGIEFRLNTEVGKDISLAQLLDDYDTVFLGVGTYRSMKANIDNEEAPGVFDALPFLIANTKHVMGLPELDDEPYISMAGKRVVVLGGGDTAMDCLRTSVRQGAVSVTCAYRRDEANMPGSKKEVKNSREEGVEFMFNVQPQKICLNEQGEVCGISLVRTELGEPDASGRRRPRPIPGSEFVQPAEAVITAFGFQSHSMPWLEEAEIGLDNWGYITAPLNSQIPCQTNHPRIFAGGDAVRGADLVVTAIADGRKAALGMIATMGLTAVTGAIPAHPQRPETHATCEELRS, from the coding sequence ATGAACCGATTTGTTATTGCCAGTACTCAAGACTGTATGGGGTGCCATGCATGCGAAATCGCCTGCGTCATTTCACACAATGATGAGCAGTATCCAGATAGCACCACGGTGTTTCAGCCCAGAATCAAGGCATTCAATACGCCAACGCTGCGAGCTGCCGTGACCTGCCGTCACTGTGAGGATGCCCCCTGCGCCAGCGTGTGTCCAACGCAGGCCTTGATCAGAAAAGACAATAGCATTCAGCTCGTTCAGGAAAAGTGCATTGGCTGTAAAAGCTGTGTACTGGCGTGCCCGTTCGGCGCGATGTCCATGGTGACAAACCCCGTGGACAATAGCACCGTCGCCCATAAATGCGATCTCTGCGCCGATCGTCCCGAAGGGCAAGCGTGTGTAGAAGCCTGCCCGACGCAAGCCTTGCAGTTAGTCAGCGAACAAACGTTGGCAGCCCGCCGTCAGGAAAAACAGCAGATGATGGCGCAGCGTTCAGCCTCCTACTGGCAGCGTGAAACGCCCGTGCTGAAAGCGCTGACGACCAATCCACTCAGTAAAAGGAAAAACTGGCCGCGCCGGGATGCCGAGAAAAAGCCGCTGACCCAGAGAACCTCCACGTTTGATGAAATCTATCATGGCTTCTCCGTGCAGCAGACGGAAGATCAGGCTGACCGCTGCCTTTCCTGCGGAAAACGCGCGATCTGCGAGTGGACCTGCCCGCTGCATAACAATATTCCTGAACTGCTGAGTCTGGCGAAGCAAGGGCGGATTCTTGAAGCCGTCGAGTTATCACACCAAACCAGCAGCCTGCCGGAAATCTGCGGCCGGGTGTGCCCACAGGATCGGCTATGCGAAGGAGCCTGTACGCTGGGTAAAGAGTACGGCGCCATCACCATCGGCAACGTTGAGCGCTACATTACCGATACCGCAATGGCCATGGGCTGGTCGCCCGATATGACGCGTGTCGTTCCCAGCGGCAAACGCGCGGCGATCGTCGGTGCTGGCCCGGCAGGGTTAGCCTGCGCCGATGTGCTGGCGCGCAACGGCGTGCAGGCTGTCGTGTTCGACCGCCACCCGGAAATTGGTGGGCTGCTCACATTCGGGATCCCGTCGTTCAAACTGGATAAAGAGGTGCTGATTCATCGCCGTGAAGTATTCAGCGCGATGGGAATCGAATTCCGGCTGAATACCGAAGTGGGGAAAGATATTTCTCTGGCTCAGCTTCTGGATGACTATGACACCGTTTTCCTCGGCGTAGGCACCTACCGCTCCATGAAGGCTAACATTGATAATGAAGAGGCTCCCGGCGTCTTCGATGCGCTCCCTTTCCTGATTGCCAATACCAAGCACGTCATGGGACTGCCTGAATTAGACGACGAGCCTTATATCTCGATGGCGGGCAAACGCGTCGTGGTGCTCGGCGGTGGAGATACCGCAATGGACTGCCTGCGCACATCCGTTCGACAAGGTGCGGTATCCGTCACCTGCGCGTATCGTCGCGATGAAGCCAACATGCCGGGCTCGAAAAAAGAGGTGAAAAACTCCCGTGAAGAAGGCGTGGAGTTCATGTTTAACGTCCAGCCACAAAAAATCTGCCTCAATGAACAGGGCGAAGTATGCGGGATTAGCCTGGTTCGCACCGAACTGGGCGAGCCTGACGCCAGCGGCCGTCGCCGTCCGCGCCCTATTCCCGGATCAGAATTTGTGCAACCTGCGGAAGCCGTGATAACCGCATTTGGCTTCCAGTCGCACAGCATGCCGTGGCTGGAAGAGGCCGAGATCGGTCTGGATAACTGGGGCTACATCACGGCCCCCCTAAATAGTCAGATCCCCTGCCAGACCAACCATCCGCGTATTTTTGCTGGCGGCGATGCCGTACGCGGTGCCGATCTGGTGGTAACCGCCATTGCCGACGGGCGCAAAGCCGCATTGGGAATGATTGCGACGATGGGGCTGACCGCCGTCACGGGTGCCATTCCCGCACACCCGCAGCGTCCCGAAACGCACGCAACCTGCGAGGAGCTCCGCTCATGA
- a CDS encoding 4Fe-4S dicluster domain-containing protein: MNQFVIAEAEKCIGCRTCEIACAVAHSGGQSAQLRPSHFFPRLKVVKSASVSVPVLCRQCENAPCASVCPNDALVRDRDSIQVIQSRCIGCKSCVVACPFGAINVVTKASNDEGEAHLTQSEVHKCDLCADVAQSPSCVSVCPTSALRLVTADELRKQTLEKQRRSALGWPSH; the protein is encoded by the coding sequence ATGAATCAATTTGTTATCGCCGAAGCAGAAAAATGTATCGGCTGCCGGACCTGCGAGATTGCCTGCGCAGTCGCCCATAGCGGTGGTCAAAGTGCGCAATTGCGGCCTTCTCACTTCTTTCCCCGCCTGAAGGTCGTAAAAAGCGCCAGCGTCAGCGTACCCGTTCTGTGCCGGCAGTGTGAGAATGCGCCCTGTGCCAGCGTGTGCCCAAATGACGCGCTGGTGCGCGATCGGGATAGTATTCAGGTTATTCAGTCCCGCTGCATCGGCTGCAAAAGCTGTGTCGTCGCCTGTCCCTTTGGGGCCATCAATGTGGTGACGAAAGCGTCGAATGATGAGGGAGAAGCGCACCTCACGCAAAGCGAGGTTCACAAATGTGATTTGTGCGCGGATGTCGCCCAGAGCCCTTCCTGCGTTAGCGTGTGCCCGACATCGGCGCTGCGATTAGTGACCGCAGATGAGCTGCGCAAGCAGACGCTGGAAAAACAGCGGCGTTCCGCACTAGGGTGGCCGAGCCATTAA
- a CDS encoding NCS2 family permease — MNKSQPGLATEQGLLERVFKLKQHGTTARTETIAGFTTFLTMVYIVFVNPQILGAAGMDTKAVFVTTCLIAAFGSILMGLLANLPVALAPAMGLNAFFAFVVVGAMGLPWQVAMGAIFWGAIGFLLLTIFQIRYWMIANIPLSLRLGIASGIGLFIAMMGLKNAGIIVPNPETLVTIGNLTSHSVLLGALGFFIIVALASRNIHAAVLISIVVTTSIGLLLGDVKFAGVFSMPPSVTSVVGQVDLAGALNLGMSGIIFSFMLVNLFDSSGTLIGVTDKAGLVDARGKFPRMKQALYVDSVSSVAGSFIGTSSVTAYIESSSGVSVGGRTGLTAVVVGLLFLLVIFLSPLAGMVPAYAAAGALIYVGVLMTSSLARVKWDDLTEAVPAFITAVMMPFSFSITEGIALGFISYCVMKLATGRWREISPCVVVVALLFLLKIVFIDAH; from the coding sequence ATGAATAAATCACAACCCGGTCTTGCTACCGAGCAGGGCCTGCTGGAGCGCGTGTTTAAACTTAAACAACACGGCACGACAGCACGTACGGAAACGATTGCCGGTTTCACGACGTTTTTGACGATGGTCTACATCGTTTTTGTTAACCCGCAGATTCTGGGTGCGGCGGGGATGGATACCAAAGCGGTCTTTGTGACCACCTGTCTGATTGCGGCATTCGGCAGTATTTTGATGGGGCTGCTGGCGAACCTGCCTGTGGCGCTGGCTCCAGCAATGGGGCTGAATGCGTTTTTCGCGTTTGTTGTTGTGGGAGCGATGGGGCTGCCATGGCAGGTTGCGATGGGTGCTATTTTCTGGGGCGCAATCGGTTTCCTGTTGCTGACCATCTTCCAGATTCGCTATTGGATGATCGCCAATATCCCGCTTAGCCTGCGTTTGGGGATCGCCAGCGGTATCGGGCTATTCATTGCCATGATGGGCCTGAAAAATGCCGGTATTATCGTTCCTAATCCTGAAACACTAGTGACAATTGGCAACCTGACGTCACACAGCGTGCTGCTGGGTGCGCTGGGCTTTTTCATTATTGTGGCGCTGGCTTCACGCAATATTCATGCTGCGGTGCTGATCTCCATTGTCGTGACCACCTCGATTGGCCTGCTGCTGGGTGATGTGAAGTTTGCTGGCGTGTTCTCTATGCCGCCGAGCGTAACGTCGGTGGTCGGTCAGGTTGATCTGGCGGGTGCGCTGAACCTCGGGATGTCCGGCATTATTTTCTCCTTCATGCTGGTTAACCTGTTTGACTCCTCCGGTACGCTGATTGGCGTGACGGATAAAGCCGGTCTGGTCGATGCGCGCGGTAAGTTCCCGCGTATGAAGCAGGCGCTATATGTTGATAGCGTTAGCTCTGTGGCCGGTTCGTTTATCGGCACCTCCTCCGTTACGGCGTATATTGAAAGCTCCTCTGGCGTGTCCGTCGGTGGGCGCACCGGTCTGACCGCCGTGGTGGTGGGTTTGCTGTTCCTGTTGGTGATCTTCCTGTCACCGCTGGCGGGTATGGTGCCTGCCTATGCGGCCGCGGGCGCACTGATTTACGTGGGCGTACTGATGACGTCCAGTCTGGCGCGTGTGAAGTGGGATGACTTGACGGAAGCCGTTCCGGCCTTTATTACCGCCGTGATGATGCCGTTCAGCTTCTCTATTACCGAGGGGATCGCGCTGGGCTTCATTTCTTACTGTGTAATGAAGTTAGCGACGGGACGCTGGCGTGAAATCAGCCCGTGTGTGGTTGTCGTTGCGCTGCTGTTCCTGCTGAAAATCGTGTTTATCGACGCGCATTAA
- the yieH gene encoding 6-phosphogluconate phosphatase has product MPRIECVFFDCDGTLVDSEVLCCQAYVNIFIPYGVNLSLEEVIKTYKGVKLYEIIARISQQHGLTVSVEDAERHFRQEVKRLFDESLQPIEGARELVQSITVPMAVVSNGPVSKMQHSLGLTHMLDLFGDHLYSGYDLKKWKPDPAVLYHAAEQLQLPIEHCILVEDSAAGVQAGIAAGIPVFYYCADPHNQPIHHPLVTMFDDMRELPQIWREKGWNITEQ; this is encoded by the coding sequence ATGCCACGTATTGAATGCGTCTTCTTCGACTGTGATGGCACGCTGGTTGATAGCGAAGTGCTGTGTTGTCAGGCTTATGTGAATATCTTCATCCCATACGGGGTGAACTTATCGCTGGAGGAGGTGATAAAAACCTACAAGGGCGTGAAGCTGTACGAGATTATTGCCCGCATCAGCCAGCAGCATGGCTTAACCGTATCGGTAGAAGACGCGGAGCGTCATTTCCGGCAAGAGGTGAAACGGCTGTTCGATGAATCCCTGCAACCGATCGAAGGCGCACGTGAGCTAGTGCAGTCCATCACCGTTCCGATGGCTGTGGTTTCTAACGGCCCGGTCAGCAAGATGCAGCATTCGCTCGGCCTGACGCATATGCTCGATCTGTTTGGCGACCATCTCTACAGCGGCTACGATCTGAAAAAATGGAAGCCCGATCCCGCGGTGCTGTATCACGCTGCCGAGCAGCTACAGCTTCCGATTGAGCACTGCATTTTGGTTGAAGACTCCGCCGCTGGCGTACAGGCTGGCATCGCGGCGGGCATTCCGGTGTTCTATTACTGCGCCGATCCCCACAATCAGCCGATTCATCATCCGCTGGTCACGATGTTCGATGATATGCGTGAACTGCCGCAAATCTGGCGCGAAAAAGGCTGGAATATCACCGAGCAGTAG
- a CDS encoding amino acid ABC transporter permease: MDFTVITDNIGYLMWGTFPDGPLGGAALTLVMSLLAGVASAVLGTILGVALAMSRGVWSALLAMVLGFFRAIPVIMLIFWTYFLLPIVFGVDIPEITTVVCALALIASAYLAHGVKAGIVAIGRGQWQAGLSLGLSRWQVLWQIVLPQALRMMVPSFINQWISLIKDTSLAYIVGVGELTFLATQVNNRSMVYPMEVFLFVALVYFVFCLSLELLANRVNARFNQQEKQPKRRLLWWRNKPA, from the coding sequence ATGGATTTTACCGTTATCACCGATAACATCGGTTATTTGATGTGGGGAACGTTCCCGGATGGCCCGCTGGGTGGCGCGGCGCTGACACTGGTGATGAGTCTGCTGGCGGGCGTAGCCTCTGCTGTTCTGGGTACGATATTGGGCGTGGCGCTGGCGATGTCCCGAGGCGTATGGAGCGCGCTGTTGGCGATGGTGCTAGGGTTTTTCCGTGCGATTCCCGTCATCATGCTGATTTTCTGGACCTACTTTCTGCTGCCGATCGTTTTTGGCGTCGATATCCCTGAAATCACGACCGTGGTGTGTGCGCTGGCGCTTATCGCCTCGGCGTATCTGGCGCATGGCGTGAAAGCGGGCATTGTCGCGATTGGGCGCGGCCAGTGGCAGGCTGGACTCTCGCTGGGATTAAGCCGCTGGCAGGTGCTATGGCAGATAGTCCTGCCGCAGGCGCTGCGGATGATGGTGCCCTCTTTCATTAATCAGTGGATTTCCCTGATTAAAGACACTTCACTGGCCTACATTGTCGGCGTCGGCGAGCTGACGTTTCTCGCTACCCAGGTTAATAACCGCAGCATGGTCTACCCGATGGAGGTTTTCCTGTTTGTCGCGCTGGTCTACTTTGTGTTTTGCCTGTCATTGGAACTGCTGGCTAACCGGGTTAACGCCCGTTTTAACCAGCAGGAAAAGCAGCCGAAGCGCCGTTTGCTGTGGTGGCGGAATAAGCCTGCGTGA
- a CDS encoding amino acid ABC transporter permease, which translates to MDTALQSIESWLLAPQYLIWLWHGFLITLGISLSTIVLSTVLGFLLAAARDSQIRLLSSIVVAYSSLFRNTPLLVQLFFWYFGAGQLFPSEMMQWLNTPHVLSLLGMTLAWPSFEFLAGLAGLTLYSSAFIAEEIRAGIRGVARGQKYAAHALGLTGWQSMRYVVLPQALKIALPPLLGQYMNIVKNSSLTMAIGVAELSYASRQVETETLRTFQAFGVATVLYIVIIAVMEGWGMWRQQRNLAERH; encoded by the coding sequence ATGGATACGGCGCTGCAATCGATTGAGTCGTGGCTGTTGGCTCCTCAATACCTCATCTGGCTGTGGCACGGTTTCTTGATCACGCTGGGCATATCCCTGAGTACGATCGTCCTGTCTACGGTGCTGGGCTTTCTGTTGGCCGCAGCCAGAGACAGCCAGATTCGGCTGCTGAGCAGCATCGTTGTTGCTTACAGCTCGCTATTTCGTAATACGCCGCTGCTGGTGCAGCTGTTTTTCTGGTATTTCGGTGCCGGTCAGCTTTTTCCCTCAGAGATGATGCAATGGCTGAACACTCCGCATGTTCTTTCGCTATTGGGCATGACGTTAGCGTGGCCTTCTTTTGAGTTTCTGGCGGGCCTGGCCGGGCTGACGCTCTACTCCAGCGCGTTTATTGCCGAGGAAATTCGCGCCGGTATTCGCGGTGTGGCGCGAGGGCAGAAGTACGCGGCGCATGCTCTGGGGCTAACCGGTTGGCAATCCATGCGCTATGTGGTGCTGCCGCAGGCGCTAAAAATCGCTTTGCCACCGCTGCTGGGGCAATACATGAATATCGTTAAGAACTCGTCGTTGACGATGGCGATTGGCGTCGCTGAATTGTCCTACGCGTCGCGTCAGGTGGAGACGGAAACCTTACGCACGTTTCAGGCGTTTGGCGTGGCGACGGTGTTGTACATCGTGATTATTGCCGTAATGGAAGGTTGGGGCATGTGGCGTCAGCAGCGCAATCTGGCGGAGAGACACTGA
- a CDS encoding ABC transporter substrate-binding protein gives MKKQILTVTLLAGLASVSGAAQADKLDDIQKAGVVKIAVFDSNPPFGYVDPQSKKLVGYDVDIAEAIGKALGVKVELRATNPANRIPLLSSQKVDLIAANFTITDERAKQVNFSIPYFATGQKFIARKGVLKTPDDIKTLRIGADKGTVQEITLREHYPTAKVISYDDTPLAFAALRNGNVQAITQDDAKLVGLLANVPDAQKAEFEISPFSITKEYQGVGIPKGEERLTAKINDTLINLEKQGEAKTIYDRWFGPSTKSAQPRGDFTFAPLDQQPKS, from the coding sequence ATGAAAAAGCAGATTTTGACAGTGACTTTATTGGCCGGATTGGCTTCCGTTTCTGGTGCTGCACAGGCAGATAAATTAGATGACATTCAGAAGGCGGGCGTGGTGAAAATTGCTGTCTTCGACAGCAACCCGCCGTTTGGCTATGTCGATCCGCAGAGCAAAAAGCTGGTGGGTTATGACGTGGATATCGCCGAGGCGATTGGTAAGGCGCTGGGCGTGAAGGTGGAGCTGCGCGCGACTAACCCGGCTAACCGTATTCCGCTGTTAAGTTCGCAGAAAGTCGATCTGATCGCTGCGAACTTCACCATTACCGATGAGCGTGCCAAGCAGGTTAACTTTAGTATTCCTTACTTCGCCACCGGGCAGAAATTCATCGCCCGTAAAGGCGTGCTGAAAACGCCGGACGACATCAAAACGCTGCGTATCGGCGCCGATAAAGGCACCGTGCAGGAAATTACCCTGCGTGAACACTACCCGACTGCCAAAGTGATTTCCTACGACGATACGCCGCTGGCCTTCGCTGCGCTGCGTAACGGCAACGTTCAGGCCATCACGCAGGATGATGCCAAGCTGGTCGGTTTGCTGGCGAACGTACCTGATGCCCAGAAGGCGGAGTTTGAAATCTCTCCGTTCAGCATCACCAAAGAGTATCAGGGCGTCGGGATTCCGAAGGGCGAAGAGCGCCTGACAGCGAAGATTAACGACACGCTGATTAACCTGGAAAAACAGGGCGAAGCGAAGACGATCTACGATCGCTGGTTTGGGCCAAGCACGAAATCGGCTCAGCCGCGCGGCGATTTCACCTTTGCCCCGTTGGATCAGCAGCCTAAATCCTGA
- a CDS encoding VirK/YbjX family protein yields MDITSTQSFGSTKTQFRAAFSLFLALATGKHKPDRRWESVHWRIKYTARVMLHPLLTMKWLSFIVNYPVQDIFRRDGNQLYSKLQRPYLMASLPTHQTCAALMDHYRFIQSLPLHRQRLLYGQNESGNVLARFQGKSGENYTLRLMTNDQMCKEGELSLQLESSEHVLAQMTFSILRIEGEMSLFVGGIQGPDAQTPHHVIQGATRDCHSLFPKRLLLEGLLNLARGLNLAHVVAVSNETHIYKHWRYRSKKRHVFLADYNAFLFAHGGQSLPDGNIALPLSIPRKSEQDIPSRKRAEYRRRYALFDEVASQINDVLGGSLPLSINPPERT; encoded by the coding sequence ATGGACATTACCTCTACACAATCATTTGGCAGTACGAAAACCCAGTTTCGGGCCGCATTTTCCCTTTTTTTGGCATTAGCAACAGGGAAACACAAGCCGGATCGGCGCTGGGAAAGCGTTCACTGGCGTATAAAATATACCGCCCGAGTGATGCTTCACCCGCTGCTGACCATGAAATGGCTTAGTTTTATCGTTAATTATCCCGTGCAGGATATTTTTCGACGTGACGGAAATCAGCTGTACAGCAAGCTCCAGCGCCCTTACCTGATGGCGTCGCTACCGACACATCAAACCTGCGCGGCCTTAATGGATCATTACCGCTTTATCCAATCGTTGCCGTTACATCGCCAGCGCTTGTTATATGGTCAGAACGAGAGCGGTAACGTTCTGGCTCGTTTTCAGGGGAAAAGTGGTGAAAATTACACGCTTCGCCTGATGACTAACGATCAAATGTGTAAGGAAGGCGAACTTTCCCTGCAACTTGAGAGCAGCGAGCACGTGCTGGCACAGATGACATTCTCCATCCTGCGCATTGAAGGGGAAATGAGCCTGTTTGTCGGTGGTATCCAGGGGCCGGATGCACAAACGCCGCATCACGTTATTCAGGGCGCGACGCGAGATTGCCATAGTCTGTTTCCCAAACGCCTTCTTCTGGAAGGCCTGCTTAACTTGGCTCGAGGCCTTAATCTGGCGCACGTTGTCGCGGTCAGTAACGAAACGCATATCTATAAACACTGGCGCTATCGCAGTAAGAAACGCCATGTTTTTCTGGCCGACTACAATGCTTTCCTTTTCGCTCACGGCGGTCAATCGCTGCCTGATGGCAACATTGCGTTGCCGTTATCAATTCCGAGAAAGTCTGAACAGGACATTCCCAGCCGCAAACGGGCGGAATACCGCCGACGCTATGCGTTATTTGATGAGGTAGCCAGTCAGATTAATGACGTGCTTGGCGGTAGTTTGCCGCTTTCCATCAATCCACCAGAACGTACTTGA
- a CDS encoding benzoate/H(+) symporter BenE family transporter, protein MPASFALKDVSFSTLIAGFVAVLVGYTSSAAIIFQAAEAAGASAVQIGGWLSMLGIAQGLASISLSLYYRAPILAAWSTPGAALLVTSLPGTSLNEAIGVFLFASALIFICGITGLFARLMNIIPQAISAAMLAGILLRFGADAFLSLQQDFWLAFTMCVTYLLSRRLLPRFAIVLTLFAGLLLALFRGQIAVSDSPLVFAVPAFITPHFSWASLLGVGIPFFIVTMASQNAPGIATLKAAGYQVPVSPLITVTALIALILTPFGGFSVCIAAITAAICMGSDVHPDPKKRYLAAVAAGGFYLLAGVFGGSIGQLFTALPQPLIHAIAGLALLSTISGSLYRALLDEQQRDAAVVTFLITASGLTLWGIGAAFWGLIGGMMTWLVLSGRKAALR, encoded by the coding sequence ATGCCTGCGTCATTTGCGCTAAAAGATGTCAGCTTTTCGACCCTTATCGCCGGTTTTGTTGCAGTACTGGTGGGTTACACCAGTTCGGCCGCTATCATTTTTCAGGCGGCGGAAGCGGCGGGTGCCAGTGCGGTGCAGATCGGCGGCTGGTTAAGCATGCTGGGGATTGCCCAAGGGCTGGCGTCCATTAGCCTGTCGCTGTACTACCGTGCGCCGATACTGGCGGCCTGGTCAACACCAGGGGCGGCGTTGCTGGTCACCAGCCTGCCGGGGACGTCACTCAATGAAGCGATCGGCGTGTTCCTGTTTGCTTCCGCGCTTATCTTTATCTGCGGGATCACCGGCCTCTTTGCCCGCCTGATGAACATCATTCCGCAGGCCATTTCTGCCGCGATGCTGGCGGGGATTCTGCTGCGCTTTGGCGCGGATGCCTTTCTTTCCCTGCAACAGGATTTCTGGCTGGCTTTCACGATGTGCGTGACTTATTTGCTCAGCCGTAGGCTGTTGCCCCGTTTTGCCATTGTGCTGACATTATTTGCTGGCCTGCTGCTGGCCTTATTTCGAGGGCAAATTGCGGTCTCTGATTCACCGCTGGTATTCGCCGTACCGGCGTTTATTACGCCGCATTTTTCGTGGGCATCGTTGTTGGGCGTAGGTATTCCATTTTTCATTGTCACCATGGCATCGCAGAACGCACCGGGCATTGCCACGCTGAAAGCCGCTGGCTATCAGGTTCCCGTGTCGCCGCTGATTACCGTTACGGCATTAATTGCGTTGATATTGACGCCGTTCGGTGGCTTCTCCGTTTGTATCGCCGCGATTACCGCCGCGATCTGTATGGGATCGGATGTACACCCCGATCCGAAGAAACGCTATCTTGCCGCCGTCGCTGCTGGTGGGTTTTATCTGCTGGCGGGCGTTTTCGGTGGGTCTATCGGACAGCTTTTTACGGCGCTGCCGCAGCCGCTGATTCACGCTATCGCCGGTTTGGCGCTGCTCAGCACCATTTCGGGCAGTCTGTATCGTGCGTTGCTGGATGAACAACAGCGTGATGCCGCGGTAGTCACTTTCCTGATTACCGCCTCTGGATTGACGCTATGGGGAATCGGCGCGGCGTTTTGGGGACTGATTGGCGGGATGATGACCTGGCTGGTGCTGTCTGGAAGAAAAGCGGCGTTACGCTGA
- a CDS encoding XRE family transcriptional regulator has protein sequence MSDKLTRRIGNTLKTLRQEKSWSLTRAAEETGVSKAMLGQIERGESSPTVATLWKIATGMNVAFSTFIEPTLTDEDVTYRSGAGSAFRENEAGMHVVPIFPFDEKLRFDMLVIELAAGASSTSSAHESGVIEHIIVLEGQLEMTVDGQTQLLSAGDALRFAADREHRYHNPADTTVRFHDLIHYPDKN, from the coding sequence ATGTCTGATAAGCTAACCCGCCGGATTGGCAATACCTTGAAAACGTTAAGGCAAGAGAAAAGCTGGAGCCTCACGCGTGCGGCAGAAGAGACGGGAGTAAGCAAAGCAATGCTGGGCCAGATCGAGCGGGGCGAGTCCAGCCCAACGGTTGCCACCCTGTGGAAAATTGCGACCGGAATGAATGTGGCGTTCTCTACCTTTATTGAACCGACGCTCACAGATGAAGACGTGACGTATCGCTCGGGAGCAGGTTCGGCATTCAGGGAAAATGAGGCGGGAATGCACGTTGTGCCGATCTTCCCCTTCGACGAAAAACTGCGTTTCGATATGTTGGTTATTGAGCTGGCAGCGGGTGCCAGTAGCACCTCATCGGCGCATGAAAGCGGGGTGATCGAGCATATTATTGTGCTGGAGGGCCAACTGGAGATGACCGTTGATGGGCAGACACAGTTGTTATCCGCGGGGGATGCCCTGCGTTTTGCCGCCGACAGAGAGCACCGCTACCACAACCCTGCCGATACTACTGTTCGCTTCCACGATCTGATTCACTATCCTGATAAAAACTAA